The Hymenobacter baengnokdamensis genome includes a region encoding these proteins:
- a CDS encoding peptidylprolyl isomerase, translated as MKTAEIHTPKGIMKVEFYEQDAPNTVKNFTDLAKKGFYDGTKFHRVIPNFVIQGGDPNTKPGAKGAPGTGGPGYKIDCETSGGHQYHERGALSMAHAGKNTGGSQFFIAHSRDNTAHLDRVHTVFGKVVEGLDVIDQIRGNDEITRIVVKDE; from the coding sequence ATGAAAACCGCTGAAATCCACACGCCTAAGGGCATCATGAAAGTCGAGTTCTACGAGCAGGACGCGCCCAACACCGTGAAAAACTTCACCGACCTGGCCAAGAAAGGCTTCTACGACGGCACCAAGTTTCACCGCGTTATCCCGAATTTTGTGATTCAGGGCGGCGACCCCAACACCAAGCCCGGCGCCAAAGGCGCGCCCGGCACCGGCGGCCCCGGCTACAAAATCGACTGCGAAACCAGCGGCGGCCACCAGTACCACGAGCGCGGCGCCCTTAGCATGGCCCACGCCGGCAAAAACACCGGCGGCTCGCAGTTTTTTATCGCCCACTCGCGCGACAATACCGCCCACCTCGACCGCGTGCATACCGTGTTCGGCAAAGTGGTAGAGGGCCTGGACGTGATTGACCAGATTCGGGGCAACGACGAGATTACCAGGATTGTAGTAAAAGACGAGTAG
- a CDS encoding sigma 54-interacting transcriptional regulator: MKHETIRTLGQLRASGYQPRTVKQELRDNLISKLKNKEDVFPGIFGYEETVIPELQRAILAGHHINLLGLRGQAKTRIARLLINLLDEYMPVVEGSELNDDPLQPLSVFAKNLIAEKGDDTPVSWMHRNDRYTEKLATPDVSVADLIGDADPIKAATLKLPYSDERVIHFGLIPRAHRGIFVINELPDLQARIQVSLFNILQEGDIQIRGFKVRLPLDIQFVFTANPEDYTNRGSIVTPLKDRIDAQIITHYPKSIEIGKRITKQEARIKEEQKGLVTSNEIIHDLVEQVAVEARGSEFVDAKSGVSARLTISAYEQVIAGAERRALINGETSTYVRVADFISAVPAITGKVELVYEGEQEGAGIVAEKLMGKAIRTLFLNYFPDPDKAKKLKNRPSPYKTVQEWFGNGNTLDILHDASTEDYRAALDKVPGLRAIVTELHPKDDAETTYFLMEFLLHGLAEHSLISRNRLTGGAQFKDLLSSMFTMPSFGDDDDEEEEKPRRRR; the protein is encoded by the coding sequence ATGAAGCACGAAACTATCCGCACCCTGGGCCAGCTCCGCGCCAGTGGTTACCAGCCCCGCACCGTGAAACAAGAGCTGCGGGACAACCTCATTTCTAAACTCAAAAACAAAGAGGATGTGTTTCCCGGCATCTTCGGCTACGAGGAAACCGTGATACCCGAGTTGCAGCGCGCTATTCTGGCCGGGCACCACATCAACCTGCTGGGCTTGCGCGGCCAGGCCAAGACGCGCATCGCGCGCCTGCTCATCAACCTGCTCGATGAGTATATGCCCGTGGTCGAAGGCTCGGAGCTGAACGACGACCCGTTGCAGCCGCTGTCGGTATTTGCCAAAAACCTCATTGCCGAGAAGGGCGACGACACGCCCGTGAGCTGGATGCACCGCAACGACCGCTACACCGAGAAGCTGGCGACGCCCGACGTGTCGGTGGCCGACCTCATCGGCGACGCCGACCCCATCAAGGCCGCCACGCTCAAACTGCCGTACTCCGATGAGCGGGTTATTCACTTCGGCCTGATTCCGCGCGCGCACCGGGGCATTTTCGTAATCAACGAATTACCCGACTTACAGGCCCGTATTCAGGTTTCGCTATTTAATATATTGCAGGAGGGCGACATCCAGATTCGCGGCTTCAAGGTGCGCCTGCCGCTCGATATCCAGTTTGTGTTCACGGCCAACCCCGAGGACTACACCAACCGGGGTAGCATCGTAACGCCGCTCAAGGACCGCATCGACGCCCAGATTATCACGCACTATCCCAAGTCGATTGAAATCGGCAAGCGCATTACCAAGCAGGAAGCCCGCATCAAAGAGGAGCAGAAAGGCCTGGTAACCAGCAACGAAATCATCCACGACCTCGTGGAACAGGTGGCCGTTGAGGCGCGCGGCTCCGAGTTTGTCGATGCCAAGTCGGGCGTATCGGCCCGCCTCACCATCTCGGCCTACGAGCAGGTGATTGCCGGGGCCGAGCGCCGGGCGCTCATCAACGGTGAAACCAGCACCTACGTGCGCGTGGCCGACTTTATCTCGGCCGTGCCTGCCATCACGGGCAAGGTCGAATTGGTGTACGAGGGCGAACAGGAGGGCGCCGGCATCGTGGCCGAGAAGCTCATGGGCAAGGCCATCCGCACGCTGTTCCTGAACTATTTCCCCGACCCCGACAAGGCTAAGAAGCTCAAAAACCGCCCCTCGCCCTACAAAACGGTGCAGGAGTGGTTTGGCAACGGCAACACGCTCGATATCCTGCACGACGCCAGCACCGAAGACTACCGCGCCGCCCTCGACAAAGTGCCCGGCCTGCGCGCCATCGTAACCGAGCTGCACCCCAAGGACGATGCCGAAACGACTTATTTCCTGATGGAATTCCTGCTGCACGGCCTGGCCGAGCACTCGCTCATCTCGCGCAACCGCCTCACGGGCGGCGCCCAGTTCAAAGATTTGCTTTCCTCTATGTTCACCATGCCCAGCTTCGGCGATGATGACGACGAGGAAGAGGAAAAGCCCCGCCGCCGCCGGTAG
- a CDS encoding DUF427 domain-containing protein — protein sequence MKAIWNNTVVAESDDTVVVENNHYFPASSLKKEFFEDSIAHTTCPWKGRASYYSLRVNDALNKDAAWYYPQPSPAAANIQGRVAFWKGVKIEA from the coding sequence ATGAAAGCCATCTGGAATAATACCGTCGTGGCCGAGAGCGACGACACCGTTGTGGTTGAGAATAACCACTATTTCCCCGCAAGCTCGCTCAAAAAAGAGTTTTTTGAGGACAGCATTGCCCACACCACCTGCCCCTGGAAAGGCCGCGCCAGCTACTACTCGCTGCGCGTAAACGACGCGCTCAACAAGGATGCCGCCTGGTATTACCCCCAGCCCAGCCCCGCCGCCGCCAACATTCAGGGCCGGGTAGCATTCTGGAAGGGCGTGAAGATTGAGGCGTAG
- a CDS encoding acyl-ACP desaturase — translation MVLSNDLLISRGEVLQQLEGYLKDNIYTFLKKVEDSWQPADYLPDSRRDTFFEEVKELRERASTLSYDLLAVLIGDTITEEALPNYEAWFHELDNLNRDRDNGWAQWIRGWTAEENRHGDLLNRYLYLCGRVNMREFEVSTQYLINDGFDLGTANDPYRAFVYTSYQEMATNISHRRVGQLARTAGDDQLSKICGMIAGDENRHARAYKTFVEKIFELDPSEMMLAFEDMMRKKIVMPAHYMRELGVDMGKTFGHFTDAAQRLGVYTSSDYTDILDTLITDWKIADHTGLTPAAEKARDYVMALPNRLRRVSDRMPVPKLEYKFKWIS, via the coding sequence ATGGTACTCAGTAACGACCTTCTTATTTCGCGCGGCGAAGTACTTCAGCAACTTGAAGGCTATCTGAAAGATAATATCTATACCTTTCTTAAGAAGGTAGAGGATAGCTGGCAACCCGCTGATTACCTGCCGGACTCGCGCCGCGACACCTTCTTCGAGGAAGTAAAGGAATTGCGCGAGCGGGCTTCTACCCTCAGCTACGACCTGCTGGCCGTGCTCATCGGCGACACCATCACCGAAGAGGCGCTGCCTAACTACGAAGCCTGGTTTCATGAGCTCGACAACCTCAACCGCGACCGCGATAACGGCTGGGCGCAGTGGATTCGGGGCTGGACGGCCGAGGAAAACCGCCACGGCGACCTGCTCAACCGCTACCTCTACCTCTGCGGCCGCGTAAACATGCGCGAGTTTGAGGTCAGCACGCAGTACCTGATTAACGACGGCTTCGACCTGGGCACGGCCAACGACCCGTACCGCGCCTTCGTGTACACGAGCTACCAGGAGATGGCTACCAACATCTCGCACCGCCGCGTGGGCCAGCTGGCCCGCACCGCCGGCGACGACCAGCTCTCGAAAATCTGCGGCATGATTGCCGGCGACGAAAACCGCCACGCTCGCGCCTACAAAACCTTCGTGGAAAAGATTTTCGAGCTGGACCCCAGCGAGATGATGCTGGCCTTCGAGGACATGATGCGCAAGAAAATCGTGATGCCGGCGCACTACATGCGCGAGCTGGGCGTGGATATGGGCAAAACCTTCGGGCACTTCACCGATGCCGCTCAGCGCCTCGGGGTATACACCAGCAGCGACTATACCGATATCCTGGATACGCTCATCACGGACTGGAAAATTGCGGACCATACCGGCCTGACGCCCGCCGCCGAGAAGGCCCGCGACTACGTAATGGCCCTGCCCAACCGCCTGCGCCGCGTTAGCGACCGCATGCCGGTGCCCAAGCTCGAATACAAGTTTAAGTGGATTAGCTAA
- a CDS encoding NADP-dependent oxidoreductase, translating into MAKQTQAAYYTEFGGIDKIKVGPLDLPELGEGDVLLRVKAAGINPVDYIVREGYFQQVVPNAFPAVPGWDVAGVVEKRGHGASRFADGAEVYGYVRRPVVQHGTFAEYIVIPECYLARRPATLSWEEAGGLPLAGLTAYQSVFTAGKLKSGETVLILGASGGVGSVAIQLAKSVGATVIAVASAQNADYMSKLGADFTIDYAAGPVAESVKKIAPEGVDLLFDAISGDTLTQSLAALKPAGRLISVLNDGKALSLPPGVYFTHVMAQPSVPDLDHLRELADAGKLHLPIAATFPLAEVKKAFEQIESKHTTGKVVIIP; encoded by the coding sequence ATGGCAAAGCAAACGCAAGCCGCCTACTACACCGAGTTTGGCGGCATCGATAAAATAAAGGTTGGCCCCCTTGACCTGCCCGAACTGGGCGAGGGCGACGTGCTGCTGCGCGTAAAAGCCGCCGGTATTAACCCCGTCGATTACATCGTGCGGGAAGGCTATTTTCAGCAGGTAGTGCCCAACGCTTTCCCGGCCGTGCCGGGCTGGGACGTGGCCGGGGTAGTTGAAAAGCGCGGCCACGGAGCTTCCCGCTTCGCTGACGGTGCCGAGGTGTATGGCTACGTGCGCCGCCCCGTGGTACAGCACGGCACTTTTGCCGAATACATAGTAATTCCTGAATGCTATCTGGCGCGGCGCCCGGCTACCCTCAGCTGGGAAGAAGCCGGCGGCCTGCCGCTGGCGGGGCTCACGGCCTATCAGTCGGTTTTCACGGCCGGTAAGCTGAAAAGCGGCGAAACCGTTCTGATTCTGGGGGCGTCGGGCGGAGTTGGCAGCGTAGCTATTCAGCTGGCCAAAAGCGTAGGAGCCACGGTGATAGCCGTGGCCAGCGCCCAAAATGCCGACTATATGAGTAAGCTCGGAGCCGATTTTACCATCGACTACGCGGCCGGCCCGGTAGCCGAATCGGTAAAGAAAATAGCTCCGGAAGGCGTTGACCTACTGTTTGACGCCATTAGCGGCGACACGCTTACCCAGAGCCTGGCGGCGCTGAAGCCGGCCGGCCGGCTCATCTCGGTGCTCAACGATGGTAAAGCACTAAGCTTGCCCCCCGGCGTCTATTTCACGCACGTAATGGCCCAGCCCAGCGTGCCCGACCTCGACCACCTGCGCGAGCTGGCCGATGCCGGTAAGCTGCACCTGCCCATCGCGGCTACCTTCCCGCTGGCTGAGGTGAAAAAGGCCTTCGAGCAGATTGAGTCGAAGCATACCACCGGCAAAGTGGTGATAATTCCTTGA
- a CDS encoding GH1 family beta-glucosidase, protein MPNDLLVASRPPLELPDAFFPATTPSSYSRSDFGPDFYWGAACAAYQVEGAWQQQGKGPSIWDEFTRRPGAIQRGEHARVSTDFFTRYEHDLNLAQGLGLTDFRLSVAWSRVLPEGTGAVSRRGLDFYDRLVDACLERDLRPWLTVYHWDLPLALQQRGGWANRAVVGWLADYAQVLARRLGDRVQHWMVLNEPMVFVGAGHLLGIHAPGRRSLPAFLAAAHHATLAQAEGGRALRAALPDTARIGTTFSCSYLTPARPGHGPSEAATRRADALLNRFFVEPTLGLGYPTAELPALGWLLRRYQRPGDEQRMQFDFDFWGIQNYTREVVRRAPWLPLLGAALVPAARRGVPTTEMGWEVYPESVYHMLKQFATYPGAPELFVTESGAAFADQPRAGRVPDTARRAYLQAVIGQVLRARRDNIQVNGYFPWSFTDNFEWAEGYRPRFGLVHVDYETQERIIKDSGHWYGEFLGGAPVTVGAGRAGFSQQ, encoded by the coding sequence ATGCCCAACGACCTTCTTGTTGCCAGCAGGCCCCCGCTGGAATTGCCAGATGCCTTTTTCCCGGCCACCACTCCCAGCAGCTATTCGCGCAGCGACTTCGGGCCCGATTTTTACTGGGGGGCAGCCTGCGCAGCCTACCAGGTAGAGGGGGCCTGGCAGCAGCAGGGCAAAGGCCCGAGCATCTGGGATGAGTTTACGCGCCGGCCGGGCGCTATTCAGCGTGGTGAGCATGCCCGCGTCAGTACCGACTTCTTCACGCGCTACGAGCACGATTTAAACCTGGCGCAGGGGCTGGGCTTAACCGATTTCCGCCTCTCGGTGGCGTGGTCGCGGGTGCTGCCCGAGGGCACCGGGGCGGTCAGCAGGCGTGGACTCGATTTCTACGACCGCCTCGTGGATGCCTGCCTGGAGCGCGACCTGCGCCCCTGGCTGACGGTGTATCACTGGGATTTGCCGTTGGCTTTGCAACAGCGCGGCGGCTGGGCCAACCGTGCCGTAGTGGGCTGGCTGGCCGACTACGCCCAGGTGCTGGCCCGCCGCCTCGGCGACCGTGTGCAGCACTGGATGGTGCTCAACGAGCCGATGGTATTTGTGGGGGCGGGGCATCTGCTGGGCATTCACGCGCCGGGGCGCCGCAGTCTGCCCGCCTTTCTGGCGGCGGCCCACCACGCTACGCTGGCCCAGGCCGAGGGCGGCCGGGCGCTGCGGGCGGCGCTGCCCGATACTGCCCGCATCGGCACCACGTTTTCGTGCTCCTACCTTACGCCGGCCCGGCCGGGCCACGGCCCCAGCGAGGCGGCCACGCGCCGCGCCGATGCGCTGCTCAATCGCTTTTTTGTGGAGCCTACGCTCGGCCTGGGCTATCCAACGGCCGAGCTGCCCGCCCTGGGATGGCTGCTGCGCCGCTACCAGCGCCCCGGCGACGAGCAGCGGATGCAGTTCGACTTCGATTTCTGGGGTATTCAGAACTATACCCGCGAGGTGGTGCGCCGGGCACCCTGGCTGCCGCTGCTGGGCGCGGCCCTCGTGCCGGCCGCCAGGCGTGGCGTGCCTACCACCGAAATGGGCTGGGAGGTGTACCCCGAGTCGGTTTACCACATGCTGAAGCAGTTTGCTACCTACCCCGGCGCACCCGAGCTGTTCGTTACGGAGTCGGGCGCGGCCTTTGCCGACCAGCCCCGGGCAGGCCGCGTGCCCGATACCGCTCGTCGGGCTTACCTGCAAGCGGTCATCGGCCAGGTGCTGCGGGCCCGCCGCGACAATATTCAGGTAAACGGCTATTTCCCCTGGAGCTTTACCGACAACTTCGAATGGGCCGAGGGCTATCGTCCGCGCTTCGGGCTCGTGCACGTCGATTATGAAACCCAGGAGCGCATTATTAAAGACTCGGGCCACTGGTACGGCGAGTTTTTGGGTGGCGCACCGGTAACGGTCGGGGCCGGGCGGGCCGGCTTCAGCCAGCAGTAA
- a CDS encoding 3-deoxy-D-manno-octulosonic acid transferase: MRFLYSLGLSLYALLLRLVAPFVPKAAAWVAGRAGLLARVEQALAGDAAPRLWVHCASLGEFEQGRPLIEGLRQQYPGHKIVLTFFSPSGYEVRKSWPGADYVFYLPLDTAGNARRFVAAVQPRLAVFVKYEFWYFFLRELRAQGIPAVVVAAIFRPQQPFFRPWGGFFRQILGQLTHIFTQNEASADLLRGIGLTRVSVAGDTRFDTVAATALAPARPLPLAEAFVADGAPVLVAGSVWPEDLPALAPLLRKHARTMRFIVAPHEVSEAHLQEIEAAMPGLTLRYSRAVPGTVAEARLLLIDNVGMLSQLYRFGQFAYIGGAFGAGLHNTLEAAAFGLPVYFGPRYARFQEAVELVQLGCAFPVQSARQLEAAFDRLYYNEEARLKVQDLCLDYVHQHAGATSRILRELKVKG; the protein is encoded by the coding sequence TTGCGCTTTCTCTATTCGTTAGGACTTTCGCTTTATGCGCTGCTGCTGCGCCTGGTAGCTCCGTTTGTGCCCAAGGCGGCGGCCTGGGTAGCGGGCCGCGCCGGGCTGCTGGCGCGCGTTGAGCAGGCGCTGGCCGGCGATGCTGCCCCGCGCCTGTGGGTTCATTGCGCCTCCTTGGGCGAGTTTGAGCAGGGCCGCCCGCTTATTGAGGGCCTACGGCAGCAATACCCCGGCCACAAAATCGTGCTCACGTTTTTCTCACCCTCGGGCTACGAGGTGCGCAAAAGCTGGCCGGGAGCCGACTACGTCTTTTACCTGCCGCTCGATACGGCCGGCAATGCCCGGCGCTTTGTGGCGGCGGTGCAGCCGCGGCTGGCAGTCTTTGTCAAGTACGAATTCTGGTATTTCTTTCTGCGCGAATTGCGCGCGCAGGGTATTCCGGCAGTAGTTGTGGCGGCTATCTTCCGGCCTCAGCAGCCATTCTTCCGGCCCTGGGGAGGTTTTTTTCGGCAGATTCTCGGCCAGCTGACGCACATTTTCACGCAGAATGAGGCCTCCGCCGACTTGCTGCGTGGCATCGGCCTCACGCGGGTAAGCGTAGCCGGCGATACGCGCTTCGATACCGTGGCAGCAACGGCGCTGGCCCCCGCCCGCCCCCTGCCCCTGGCCGAAGCCTTCGTGGCCGACGGCGCGCCGGTGCTCGTGGCCGGTAGCGTGTGGCCCGAAGACCTGCCCGCGCTGGCGCCGCTGCTGCGCAAGCACGCCCGCACCATGCGCTTTATTGTGGCCCCGCACGAGGTATCGGAGGCGCATTTGCAGGAGATAGAAGCCGCCATGCCGGGCCTTACGCTGCGCTACTCGCGGGCCGTGCCCGGCACGGTAGCCGAGGCCCGGCTGCTGCTTATCGACAATGTAGGGATGCTCAGCCAGCTTTACCGGTTTGGGCAGTTTGCCTACATCGGCGGGGCCTTTGGGGCGGGGCTGCACAACACGCTGGAAGCGGCGGCCTTTGGGCTGCCCGTGTATTTCGGGCCGCGCTACGCCCGGTTTCAGGAAGCCGTGGAGCTGGTGCAGCTCGGCTGCGCGTTTCCGGTGCAATCGGCCCGGCAGCTGGAGGCGGCGTTCGACCGGCTCTATTACAATGAAGAAGCGCGGCTGAAGGTCCAGGACCTTTGCCTCGACTACGTGCACCAGCACGCGGGGGCCACAAGCCGCATTCTTAGGGAGTTAAAAGTGAAGGGTTAA
- the rsgA gene encoding ribosome small subunit-dependent GTPase A, which produces MTGIVVKSTGSWYVVRDTTSGQLHRCRLRGKFKNKGLKVSNPLAVGDVVEFDLPEQSEGAGVIHTIRPRRNYIIRRSVHKSEHAHIVAANLDQALLVVTLVSPATSFGFIDRFLVTAEAYHIPAQLIFNKSDLYDDDTLDYQRQIAGMYASLGYPSVLCSAETGANVAAVAALLPGKTSLLSGHSGVGKSTLINVLVPDLDLKTAEISAFSDKGKHTTTFAEMLEVSPETYIIDTPGIKELGLVDVPAAELAGYFPEMRALLGQCRYHNCQHVHEPGCAVREAVDKGQLAVPRYESYVSMLHDEDNRH; this is translated from the coding sequence ATGACTGGCATCGTCGTTAAATCTACCGGCTCGTGGTACGTGGTGCGCGACACTACCAGCGGACAGCTGCACCGCTGCCGGCTCCGGGGCAAGTTTAAAAACAAGGGGCTGAAAGTGAGTAACCCACTGGCCGTGGGCGACGTGGTGGAGTTTGACCTGCCGGAGCAGTCGGAGGGCGCGGGCGTGATTCATACTATCCGGCCGCGCCGCAACTACATCATCCGGCGCTCGGTACATAAGAGTGAGCACGCCCACATTGTAGCCGCTAACCTCGACCAGGCGCTGCTGGTAGTAACGCTGGTGTCGCCGGCCACCTCGTTTGGGTTTATCGACCGATTTTTGGTTACGGCCGAGGCGTACCACATTCCGGCGCAGCTTATTTTCAATAAATCTGACTTATACGACGACGATACGCTCGACTATCAGCGCCAGATTGCCGGCATGTACGCCAGCCTGGGCTACCCCAGCGTGCTGTGCTCGGCCGAAACCGGGGCCAACGTAGCGGCCGTGGCCGCGCTGCTGCCGGGCAAGACCTCGCTGCTGTCGGGCCACTCGGGCGTGGGCAAAAGCACGCTGATAAATGTGCTGGTGCCCGACCTGGATTTGAAAACGGCCGAAATCAGCGCCTTTTCAGATAAGGGCAAGCACACGACGACCTTCGCCGAGATGCTGGAAGTATCGCCCGAAACCTATATTATCGATACGCCCGGCATCAAGGAGTTGGGCCTGGTGGACGTGCCCGCCGCCGAGCTGGCCGGCTACTTCCCCGAGATGCGCGCCCTGCTGGGCCAGTGCCGCTACCACAACTGCCAGCACGTGCACGAGCCCGGCTGCGCCGTGCGCGAAGCCGTGGATAAGGGCCAGCTGGCCGTGCCGCGCTACGAAAGCTACGTGAGTATGCTCCACGATGAGGACAACCGGCACTAG
- a CDS encoding vWA domain-containing protein translates to MAIGVRFRDFVPDENSGDKGFEQLFKLFMQLITITSGDVGEALQWLNELDKQYGLTDNDYGMGNFIDDLKKKGYIDENEQERGELKITPKTEQKIRKSALEEIFGKLKKSSTGNHRTPHTGQGDEQSTDLREFRFGDSLEQIQMSESIRNAQLNHGMDGDNFMLTEGDLEVRENEHKSQTSTVLMIDISHSMILYGEDRITPAKKVAMALAELVKQKYPKDTLDVIVFGNDAWQIEVKDLPYLQVGPYHTNTVAGLELAMDLLRKRKTPNKQIFMITDGKPTCLKEGNGYYKNSFGLDRKVVNKTLNLAAAARRIKIPITTFMITSDPYLQKFVEEFTEVNQGKAYYSGLKGLGHLVFEDYKKNRRKSL, encoded by the coding sequence ATGGCTATTGGGGTTCGCTTTCGTGATTTTGTGCCCGATGAAAACTCGGGCGATAAGGGATTTGAGCAGTTATTCAAGCTCTTTATGCAGCTCATTACCATCACCAGCGGCGACGTGGGCGAGGCGTTGCAGTGGCTCAATGAGCTCGACAAGCAGTACGGCCTCACTGACAACGACTACGGCATGGGAAACTTCATCGACGACCTCAAGAAAAAGGGCTACATCGATGAGAATGAGCAGGAGCGGGGCGAGCTGAAAATCACGCCCAAGACCGAGCAGAAAATCCGCAAATCGGCGCTGGAGGAGATTTTCGGCAAGCTCAAGAAGAGCAGCACCGGCAACCACCGTACGCCCCACACCGGACAGGGCGACGAGCAGAGTACCGACCTGCGCGAGTTCCGCTTCGGTGACTCGCTGGAGCAGATTCAGATGTCGGAATCCATCCGCAATGCCCAGCTCAACCACGGCATGGACGGCGACAATTTCATGCTGACCGAGGGCGACCTCGAAGTGCGCGAAAACGAGCATAAGTCCCAGACCAGCACGGTGCTGATGATTGACATCTCCCACTCGATGATACTCTACGGCGAGGACCGCATCACGCCCGCCAAAAAGGTGGCGATGGCGCTGGCCGAGCTGGTGAAGCAGAAATACCCTAAGGACACGCTCGACGTGATTGTGTTCGGCAACGACGCCTGGCAGATTGAGGTCAAGGACTTGCCCTATCTGCAGGTCGGCCCCTACCATACCAACACGGTGGCCGGCCTGGAGCTGGCGATGGATTTGCTGCGCAAGCGTAAAACGCCCAACAAGCAGATTTTCATGATTACCGACGGCAAGCCGACCTGCCTTAAGGAAGGCAACGGCTACTACAAAAACTCGTTTGGCCTCGACCGCAAGGTGGTGAACAAGACGCTGAACCTGGCCGCCGCCGCCCGCCGCATCAAGATTCCGATTACCACCTTCATGATTACCTCCGACCCGTATTTGCAAAAATTCGTGGAGGAGTTTACGGAAGTAAACCAGGGCAAGGCCTATTACTCGGGCCTGAAAGGGCTGGGGCACCTGGTATTTGAAGACTATAAAAAGAACCGGCGCAAGTCGTTGTAA
- a CDS encoding fasciclin domain-containing protein gives MKKLFFPLAALTLSLGFTSCGGDKTTETTTTTEKSTANPADSVAAMAGDSARMAKPKGVLVDGVAMTADKDIVDNAAAAKSVSTLVALVKQAGLVETLKGTGPFTVFAPTNAAFNKLPKAAVAALQDPANAAKLKGVLTYHVIPGRLVAADLKDGQELTTVNGEKLHISVKDGKVMVGNGKDAPATVQIADVISKNGVTHIIDTVVLPLAK, from the coding sequence ATGAAGAAGCTATTCTTCCCGCTGGCCGCCCTTACCCTCAGTCTTGGTTTCACAAGCTGCGGCGGCGACAAAACCACCGAAACCACCACGACTACTGAAAAAAGCACCGCTAACCCCGCCGATTCGGTAGCCGCGATGGCCGGCGACTCGGCCCGCATGGCCAAGCCCAAGGGCGTACTGGTAGACGGCGTAGCCATGACGGCCGACAAAGACATCGTTGACAATGCTGCTGCCGCCAAGAGCGTAAGCACGCTGGTAGCATTGGTGAAGCAGGCCGGCCTGGTTGAGACCCTGAAAGGCACGGGGCCCTTCACGGTTTTTGCGCCTACCAACGCGGCTTTTAACAAGCTGCCGAAGGCAGCCGTGGCGGCCCTGCAAGACCCCGCCAACGCGGCTAAGCTTAAGGGCGTGCTCACCTACCACGTTATCCCCGGCCGCCTCGTGGCCGCCGACCTCAAAGACGGCCAGGAGTTGACTACCGTGAACGGCGAGAAGCTGCACATCTCGGTGAAGGATGGCAAAGTGATGGTAGGCAACGGCAAAGACGCCCCCGCCACGGTGCAGATTGCCGACGTGATTTCCAAGAACGGCGTGACGCACATCATTGATACCGTGGTGCTCCCGCTGGCGAAGTAG
- a CDS encoding NAD(P)-dependent oxidoreductase, with protein MKIAFLGLGSMGAAMAANLLKAGFPLTVYNRSADKAEPLRRQGATVAATPAEAVREADIVFTMVTDDHALTDLTTGPNGILTTLRKGAIHASCSTVAPDTNRRLAEAHAAHGSFLVASPVFGKPDVAAAGKLWIGSSGPAEARERLRPAQAAIGQGTHDFGDDPGAASVAKLCGNFLLGTVIEGMAEALTLAEKCGLDRVGFYEMLTSTLFNNPIYKSYGKLIAEQHYQPVGAPPAIIRKDMNLVVQEAYKNEVPMPFANLIRDRLTATVALGEPDVDWASFAKRVSEDAGLH; from the coding sequence ATGAAAATTGCTTTTCTGGGCCTGGGCAGCATGGGTGCCGCCATGGCGGCCAACCTGCTTAAAGCCGGCTTTCCCCTTACCGTTTATAACCGCAGCGCCGACAAGGCCGAGCCCCTGCGCCGGCAGGGCGCTACCGTGGCGGCCACGCCCGCCGAAGCCGTGCGCGAGGCCGATATCGTGTTTACGATGGTTACCGACGACCACGCGCTTACGGACCTTACCACCGGCCCCAACGGCATCCTCACCACCCTGCGTAAGGGCGCCATCCATGCCTCGTGCAGCACCGTAGCGCCCGATACCAACCGCCGCCTGGCCGAGGCGCACGCCGCGCACGGCTCCTTCTTGGTAGCCTCGCCGGTGTTTGGCAAGCCCGACGTGGCGGCCGCCGGTAAGCTCTGGATTGGCTCTTCGGGGCCGGCCGAAGCCCGCGAGCGGCTCAGACCGGCGCAGGCCGCCATCGGCCAGGGCACCCACGACTTTGGCGACGACCCCGGCGCGGCCAGCGTGGCCAAGCTCTGCGGCAACTTCCTGCTCGGCACCGTGATTGAAGGGATGGCCGAAGCCCTGACGCTGGCCGAAAAGTGCGGCCTCGACCGCGTGGGCTTCTACGAGATGCTAACCAGCACCCTCTTCAACAACCCGATTTATAAAAGCTACGGCAAGCTCATTGCCGAGCAGCACTACCAGCCGGTGGGCGCGCCGCCCGCCATTATCCGCAAAGACATGAACCTGGTGGTGCAGGAGGCTTATAAGAATGAGGTGCCCATGCCCTTTGCCAACCTCATCCGCGACCGCCTCACCGCCACCGTGGCCCTGGGCGAGCCCGACGTGGACTGGGCCAGCTTCGCCAAAAGAGTATCGGAAGACGCGGGACTTCATTAA